One segment of Chthoniobacterales bacterium DNA contains the following:
- a CDS encoding aminotransferase class V-fold PLP-dependent enzyme, protein MNEDLLTDASTRAIRYLEGIGDRSVAPTADAVEKLRAFDEPLPEQETDPAETLRLLDEIGSPGTMAMAGPRFFGFVIGGALPVTVAANWLATAWDQCAGLWRPTPTASFLERVSLRWLLDVLRLPPECSGAFVTGATVANFCALAAARHSVLKQAGWNAEADGLFGAPPITVIVGEEVHPSVIKGLGLLGLGRSRVVKVPVDGQGRMRADHLPAISGPTIICVQAGNVNTGAFDPVAEICRVTHAAGAWVHVDGAFGLWAAATPSRAHLATGIAEADSWATDAHKWLNVPYDCGLAFVRDQHSLPAAMAITAEYLPTETEHRNPADFTPELSRRARGIEVWAALRSLGREGLARMIERNCEQARRFADQLAAAGFEILNEVVLNQVLVSFGDAEKTQRVIQELQDDGTCWCGVTVWQGRTAMRISVSSWSTTDADVDRSVAAMIRIANRL, encoded by the coding sequence ATGAATGAGGACCTTCTCACCGACGCTTCCACGCGCGCGATCCGTTATCTGGAAGGAATCGGGGACCGCTCGGTAGCTCCGACGGCTGATGCCGTAGAAAAATTGCGCGCGTTCGATGAGCCGTTGCCGGAACAGGAGACCGATCCGGCGGAAACGTTGCGGCTCCTGGATGAAATTGGATCTCCGGGGACGATGGCGATGGCGGGGCCGCGATTCTTCGGGTTCGTCATCGGCGGCGCGCTGCCGGTCACGGTCGCGGCCAATTGGCTGGCGACCGCCTGGGACCAGTGCGCCGGGCTTTGGCGCCCGACTCCGACGGCCTCGTTCCTCGAACGAGTTTCGTTGCGCTGGCTTCTCGACGTTCTTCGGCTGCCGCCGGAATGCAGCGGTGCGTTTGTCACCGGCGCGACGGTCGCAAACTTCTGCGCGCTGGCCGCCGCGCGGCACAGCGTTCTCAAACAAGCCGGCTGGAACGCGGAAGCGGACGGACTCTTCGGCGCGCCGCCCATTACGGTGATCGTCGGTGAAGAAGTGCATCCTTCCGTTATCAAGGGGCTTGGCCTGCTCGGCCTTGGCCGGAGCCGCGTCGTAAAAGTTCCGGTGGATGGTCAGGGACGAATGCGGGCCGATCATCTGCCCGCGATCTCCGGTCCCACCATCATCTGTGTCCAAGCCGGCAACGTAAACACCGGCGCGTTCGATCCGGTCGCCGAGATTTGTCGGGTCACGCATGCCGCCGGCGCGTGGGTCCATGTTGATGGCGCGTTCGGTCTCTGGGCCGCCGCGACGCCGTCGCGCGCGCATCTCGCCACTGGAATTGCCGAGGCCGATTCCTGGGCGACCGATGCCCACAAATGGCTCAACGTTCCCTACGACTGCGGCCTGGCCTTCGTCCGCGACCAACATTCCCTCCCGGCCGCCATGGCGATCACCGCCGAATATTTGCCGACCGAAACCGAGCACCGGAACCCGGCTGATTTCACTCCCGAGCTCTCCCGCCGCGCTCGCGGCATCGAAGTCTGGGCCGCTCTCCGTTCGTTAGGCCGCGAAGGCCTCGCCCGGATGATTGAGCGTAATTGCGAACAGGCGCGCCGTTTCGCCGATCAACTTGCCGCCGCCGGATTCGAGATCCTGAATGAAGTCGTCCTCAACCAGGTCCTCGTCTCCTTCGGCGACGCGGAAAAAACCCAGCGCGTCATCCAGGAACTTCAGGACGACGGAACCTGCTGGTGCGGCGTGACCGTCTGGCAAGGCCGCACCGCCATGCGCATCAGCGTCTCGTCCTGGTCGACCACCGACGCCGACGTCGACCGCAGCGTCGCCGCGATGATTCGAATCGCAAATCGCTTGTAG
- a CDS encoding energy transducer TonB, with product MRARIIVGFLICLGCSSLFADKVSPDDVLYSVTPRYPRILQSERIGGTGRFRMMVDFKTGKVTDVLILKTTGSDVLDREAILALRRWRFKPGKARQVDLPITFHDGKEPLVLPPGSTLAPHR from the coding sequence ATGCGAGCGCGAATCATTGTCGGCTTCCTGATCTGCCTGGGTTGCTCGTCGCTCTTCGCTGACAAGGTGTCGCCGGATGATGTCCTTTACAGTGTTACGCCCCGGTACCCCCGAATCCTCCAGAGCGAGCGCATCGGCGGGACGGGTAGGTTCCGGATGATGGTCGACTTCAAGACAGGCAAGGTCACCGATGTCCTGATTCTGAAAACAACCGGTTCCGACGTGTTGGACCGGGAGGCAATACTTGCCCTCCGCCGCTGGCGATTTAAGCCTGGCAAAGCGCGGCAAGTGGACCTGCCAATTACATTTCACGATGGCAAGGAACCGCTCGTCTTGCCGCCAGGTTCGACGCTGGCTCCGCATCGCTGA